In the genome of Sphingomonas alpina, the window TGAACAAGCGGCTGTCGCTTCAGCTCAATGTCGACAATGTCTTCGACAAGACCTTCTACAGTGGCAACAGCTGGTTTCCCGGCTTCGTCTATGGCGAGCCGAGAAATGCGCGGGTGACGTTGAAATATGGGTTTTGAGGTTTGCGGGGAGGATGCGCTTCGAGTCTATGGAGCTACCGGAGAGGCGCATCGTAACGAGCTACAACTCGGCTGAGGACTCGACCGAGCCATCAGCGGCGATGGCAGTGGCCGCCGTTTGTCGGCGCGGGAATATGCGCTGGCGGCCCCATGAGGACATTGCAGCGAGCTTGCGCCGGTGTCACGCTGATGCCCATGAGTAGCGCATTGTCACTGCCCAACAAGGCGCAGATTCGAAACGTGGTGGAAGAGATTTATCGCCAGTTCGCAGCACCGACGCCTGTGGCAATCGAAGGCTGTCCGTGCTGCGTCGCAACGCGCGGCGTTGATGTCTTGCTGACGACGTCATTGCGGGATCTGACCGGTCAGGCGCTTTGGCGATACGTATCGGGCGTGTTCTACACGGTCGGCAGCGTACAAGATTTTCGCTATTTCTTGCCGCGTATCCTGGAGATCGCCATCGATGACCCCGAAAACTCGATCGATGCTGAGATCGTGTTGGGCAAAGTTGGTCTCGCCAAGTGGCAATCCTGGTCACAAGGAGAGCAGGACGCAATCAAGGGCTTCGTGGAAGTCTGGTTTGACCGCGCGCTTGGCCACGACTTGCTTGCGAGCGTTGAAGGGACGGTCGGTTGGGAGACTGAAGGAATACTATGCGGCGCGGCCCGTGCAGGCTTTCCTCTCGCCCCCTGGCTTGCCCGCTTGCGAGAGCCTGTCGCTGCGCCCGTCCTTGCTGACCTGAAGGGGCGCTTTCCCAATGACCTGTCGGGGTTTTGGCAGGACGCACCTGCGGGCCTGAAGGAGTTGGCGGCATACCTCACGGAATAGGAAGGTCAAAAACCTCAACAGCGAACATGGCGAGCCGCGCTGGACCCTGGGGCCGACGACCTATCAGACCTTGAACGCCTGCACGCCGGCCCTACGACCCGGAGCTCGTCGGCGCGCCTGGTGACAGTTCAATGCAGGGCCGGCACTCTGCCGCGCGCCAGTTCGGCGCGTATCCTGGCCGCATAGGTTCGTCCGATGCGTATTTCGCTGCCGTCGACAAGTTCTGCGATCAGCGCCGAAAACTGCACGCTCCGCAAGCGGACGATGGCGTCCCTGCGGATAATCGCGCTGCGATGGACGCGAATGAAGACTTTGGGTGGCAGGCGCTGTTCCAGCGAGGTCACGCTTTCCTGATGCAGATGGCTTTCCCCGTCACTGAAGATACGGACATAGTCGCGCTCGGCGACGATGTGTGTGACGTTGAGCAACGAAAGGCGTCGATATTCTCCGCGCGATTTCACCCAGAAATCCGGCCCGGCGCTGTCGGTCTGCTGCAGCGCGCGCCGAAGCGAGCTGACCATTTCCTGAAGCTCGTTGACGCGCTCCTCATTCGAACTCGCGCGCAGCCGGGCGCAGGCACGAGCGACCGCCACCTGCAAACGGGCCGGTTCGAGCGGCTTGGTGACATAGTCGATGGCATGAGCGTCGAAGGCGCGCTGGGCCTGATGATCGAATGCAGTGACGAATATGGTTGCCGGTGCCGCCGGGCCGAGCCGCTCGAGAAGATCGAAGCCGGTGCCGCCCGGCAGCTGGATGTCGAGCGTGACGATGTCCGGGCGCAATCGGCCGATCAGTGCTTCCGCTTCATCGACGTTCGCCGCCTCGCCCACGATATGGATGTCCGCCATCGCACCAAGGGCGCGCCGGATGCGGCCGCGCGCCAAAGGTTCATCATCGACGATCAGGACCGAAAAACCAGTCATTCGTAGCGCAGCGGCATTTCGATCCTCGCCTCCCACGCGCCCTTGCCATCATGGCCCGCGGTGCATCGTCCGCGATTGCCGAACCGCGCGGACAGCCTGTCGCTGACATTGGCGAGCCCGATCCCGGTGGAGGAGGAAGTGTCCGTCATGTCGTGATCCGGTGCCACGTCATTGACGACCGTCAGGATCAGCCTTTGCTCCACCGCCCTGGCGTCGATGCGCACCACGATGGGTGCGCGCGCCTGCCCCACGCCATGCTTGATCGCATTCTCGATGAGCGGCTGCAGGATCAGGCTGGGCACGAGTGCGCGGCTCAATTCGGCGGGAATGTCGAATGCGAAGTTCAGCCGGTCGGAAAACCGTTCGCGTTCGATCGCCAGATAGTCCTGCTGCAGCGCGATTTCCCGGTCCAGGCGAACATCGCTGAACGGATCCAGCGTCAGCGTCGTGCGCAGGAATTCCGACAGGACGACGACCATGCGCTTGGCTTCGTTCGGCATGCCTTCCTCGATCAGCGCAGCGACGGAGTTGAACGTGTTGAACAGGAAATGCGGATTGATCTGATAGCGCAGCGCCCGCATCTGCGCGGCCAGCGCCTCTTCCCGGATCGCCGCCAGCCGCCGCTCCTGCTGACGCACCTCATGGCTGTAGAGCATCGCGACATAGAGGCAGGCCCAGCCGAAGAAGAATGAGCTGTTCTCGATCAGGCTATAGACGAAATCGCGCGGCGCGAATGACGGTTTCTGCGGCCACAAATACCAGGAGGCGAGAAGGAAATCGATGCTCGCGGAAAATGGCGCGCAGAGCAAGGTGAGGGCAAAGCACAATATCGCCTTGTGCAGAAAGGGCACATCGCGCCAGCGCAGCAGCAGCGCCGAAATGGCGAAGGTGATGGCGACGCTGGCTCCGATCCAGACGAGCTTTGCCGGTGCCGAGGTCCAGGCGTCGACCCCGACGAAATGCCAGAGAAGGCTGGTGATCAGGAAGACGGAAAACCAGTAGACGGCCCCAAGCTGCCAGGTCATCCGGCGCAGTTCGATCCGCGAATCCGCATTGTCGTGCAACGCGCTGTGGCCGTCGGCATCCATCGCATGCCTTATTTGCATCTTGCCCGGCCAAGTCGAGTGCCGTTCGGGGCCATTTCAAGCCGTTCGCAGATTATTTGCACCGTCCAGGGCGTGAAGCCAGCGGATCGCCGAAATCCGCTTCGCCATGCCCCGTGTCGCTGCGAAGCGGGAAGGCCGGATGACGGCGAACCATGCCACCCATATGCGAGAGCCTGTATGACGCGTTTCCTTGATCTGCACCGGATGGCGCGGATGCTCCTGATCGGGCTGGCCTGGTGCCTCTGGCCGGTACAGGCACAGGCGCAGGGGCAGGCCTATCCCTGCAATGGCGCAGGCCCGGGCGAGCGGGTGGTCGGCATGTCTCCGGCGGCGCCCGGCGTCGCGTCCTTTCCGCTGTGCGTGCGCGACGAAAGCAGCAACGCTCCTGCCGAGCCCGCAGCGGCCCATAACAGCTATGCGGCGATCGCCTGGCATCCCGACGCCGCCGACATCTGGGTCGACGGCAATTACAGCGGCGGCGAGAATATCGCCGAGCGCGAGGTGGTGGCGGCATGCAACAGCGTGATGGGCGGCGGTTGCTCGTTGGCCGGCGACTGGGGGAATTCGTCGATGGCCATCATCCGCGACCGGAATGGATCCTTCTACCGGGGCTGGGCCGGCGAGGGCGGGGCGGAACGTCGGCGGGTACTTGCCGAATGTTCCGCCAAGCAATTGCTGCCGTGCGAGATCTTCGCCACCATTCGTTCCAGCACCAACCGGCGTTCGCCCGGGCCATCCGCGCGCAAATTCTATGCGGTGTCGGCCTGGGTCGTCGGCTCCGACGGATATGATCACAAGCTCTACATCGCGAGCGGCCAGCGCAGCGCCGATGCCGCGACCGCGGCGGCAATCAAGGCATGCCGCGACGCGACATCGCGGCCGTGCGAAAGCACCGCGCTGACCGGCAACGGGTTTATCCAGGCTTATCGCATGGACGGCAATCGCGACAGCGCGACCGTCGAAACCTCGGCCAAGCGCGCGCAGGAAGCGGCCCGGGTGAACTGCAAGAAACAGAAGGGCACGTCGTGCGAACTGCAGGCGCTGTTCGACAGCCGCAAGCCGGGGCTGTTCGTACACGACTTCGCCAAGGCAAAGACGCGGTAGCGCCGCCGTAGGTCCGCCGTTTCGGGATCGGAGCGGCTGTGCGATAGCGAAGACAGGGCGATGTCGAAGACAGGGGAGTTTTCTCGATGATCCGCAATCTCGTGTCCCTGGCCGCACTCATGTTGGCCGGCCTTGCCGATCCGCAAGCGCGAAGCTCGGAACCCCAGCCTGCCACAACTCCCGATCGAATTTCCTATGTCGGCACCGGCAATGGCTGGACCGGCGGCCGGACCGAATGGTCGATCGACCGTTCGGGGCGCGGCATGTATCGCACGACCGTTCGTCGCCAGGCAGGCGGCAAGTTCAACGCCGGGCCAGAGGGCTTCGAACGCATCCGCGCGATATTGCGGCCGATCGAGGATGTGCGCGAATTGCCCTGTGATGGGGCGGTCACGGACCAGGGGACGGGCACGCTCAGCTGGCATGGACGCGATCACGAAACCTCGCTGCGTTTCGATTTCGGCTGCAACTTTCGCCAGCCGGACGCGGCCCGGGCGCGGCTCGTTCAAGCAAGCGAACTTGTGCAGAAATGGGCGCTGGCGAACTGACCTGGCGGATTCATGGCCGGCGACGTTCGAAAAACGGAGGCAGGAGCTCGCCACGGCGTCGGCCATGATCTGGCCGCATGAATCCTTATAGGATACGCACGGCTTCGATACCGGGCAATTGTTGATGTGGTGACTATGCTGTGCCTCGACCATCGGTGAACATTGGAAATGAGGGCGACCCTCGTCTGGCCGTGGAGCTTGCTGCGCAGGGTTTTGTTCGTCTGGCGCCGGACACGATCGACTGGTTACCGGCGCCTGCCCTGGATTCGAGCTGGAAGAGCTTCGCGGAGTCATGGAATCGGCTCGGCCTTGATCGATATATGGCCGATGGCGGTCGCTATCGCCGACGCCGTCACGCTGCATTGGCGATCACTCCCGACGCGATCACGCGCAAGCCGCACCAGCCCCATTTTCAGAGCCGTGACTATAATCAGCTGAATGGAGATGTTCAGCGCTGGTTCGAGCCCATGGACGACGCCATCGCCGACAGCGCGATGATGCACCGGCTGCTCCGCGGCGCGACCCTTTGCTTCGAGGCGGCCGGCGAGGGCGCCCTGGCCGCTCATTGGCATGTCGAACTGCATCAGTTCCGGATCGAGACCACAGCCCGGAACCCGGGCCGCCCGACCCCGGAGGGAATGCATCGCGACGGGGTCGATTGGGTGTTGGTGATGCTGATCGATCGTCTGAACGCCGATGAAGGCGTGACCGAGATTCAGGTTGCCGGTCGGCCGGAGATGGATCGCTTCACCCTGGCGGCGGCAGGGGACACCGTGCTGCTGGACGACCACAGGGTGATGCACGGTGTGACCCCGATCCGGCCCATCGATACGGATATGCCGGCCTATCGCGATGTCTTCGTCGCGACTTGGAGGGCGGAAGGCTCTGGCTAGCTCGCATCTGGCGATCAGGGCCTGGTTTGGGCGCCTTGCCGCCATTCCCTGCCTGGCCGTCAAACCGACAATCTGGCATCCCCCTCGATCACCCGCTGCGCCAGCTTCGGCGGCGTACCCGGCTGCCACAGGCGTGCCTGATGCGACACGCGATAGCGCAGCGGGCCGCCGTCGGGCGTGGTCGCGCGCGCGATCGGGCGGACGATGCACACGAATTCGGTCTCGATCGCGTCCGGCCCGGCGCTGACCACGGCATAGCCATGGCCGGCCATGTCGACGAATTCCAGATGCGGCGCGACGCCGGGATTGGTCAGCGCCCGGGCCTTCGCGATGTCGCCGCTTGCCGCATATTCCAGCGCGCTGCGTACCCCGCGCTTGATCGTCAGGTTGATCGTGTGCTCGGGCGCGGCACCCGCCGTCTTGCGCACGAACAGCGGCAGTGTGGGGGACTCCTTGAAATATTCGGCGGCTTCGCCCATGCCCGGCGCGGAAATCGAACCCGTGATGAAGCTCACCCCGACCGGCTCGAACCCGGCGGGCGGCAAGGCCGGCGCGGCATAGCCCGCCCAGAAGCTGTGGCGGTCGCCCGATACGGTGACGAAGCCCGACACCTTGTGATCGCGGACGGTGTCATAGATCTCGGCACGCTCGGCGAACGCGCCGCTGAAATCGCCGCCGCCGAACGTGCCATACCCCTTGCCCGGCCATGCCGCCTTCACGAATCCGGCGGGCAGGTTCTGCGGGTCGGTCCGCATGTCGAGCGTGCCGTTGGTCGCGCCCCAGATCTTCCAGGTCGCGGTCGATCGGGTCAGTCTTTCCTTGAGCCAGGCCTTCTGCTCGCGGCCGAGCACGGTGTAGGCGGGCTCGCCCTTGCGAAAATTGGCGATCGTCTTGTCGCCGATCGCGATGGTCGCGGGCGGCTTGCCCCCGGCATAGTCTTTCCCGCCATCGACGATCTCCAGCCACTCTTGCGGGATGACCGGATACTCTCCCGAATCGAGCGCCGCCGCCTCGGCCCGGTCGGTCGGGTCCGCCATCTTGTAACTGTGCAGGTCGGTCAGGATCAGCTCGACATGCCGGCCATAGCGCAGCGCGCGATAGGCGGTCATGCTGCCGACCGCGACGCGGTTGTTCGCCTCCGTGCCGAAACCATGATCGTCGAACGTCTCGATCGCCGCGGCCGTCACCGCGGGCGGGCGGAACTGGTCGAGTCCCGCGCCCGATGCCTTGCGCACGCGCGACGGGATATATTCCCACCACGCCTGGTTGGCGGCGACGCGCAACGGCTGCGCGGGCTCGACCTTGCCGCCATATTTGATGAAGCTCTGCCAGCCCTGCCACGAGAATTCGTGATTGTCGCCGATGCACACGAACGGGAAATGGGCCCGCGCGTCCTGGATGTCGGGATCGTCGATATGCGCACGATAGACGTGGCGATATCCGGCCAGGTTGGTCGGTACATGGAAATTGCTGACCTTACGCGCGTCGGGCACCCGGCCGAGGTCATAGACGGTGCGCGAATAACGGTGCGGCACCTCGTCGGGATATTCGACCACTTCGTAAATGAAGTCGCCCAGATGGAGCACGAAGCCAAGCTTGCGGTCGTCGGGCGCGCGCTCATCCTCCCAGATCATCCGGCGAAACGCGTTCTGCGCGCCTTCATTGACGCTCTGGCACGACACGAAGGCGAAGCGGACCGGTCGCCGGTCGGTGACGCGCGGCGCGGTGATCGTGCGCCCGATCCGGCTGCCGGCGCCCTTGTCGTCGGTGAACCGATACCAATAGACCGTCGCCGGAGAGAGGCCACCGACCAGCGCGCGGCAGGTCCAGTCGGCCGCCGCCAGCACCGGCACGCGCGCCGTGGCGACGACGCGGCGGAAATCCGCGTCCAGCGCGACTTCGACCGTCAGCGTGTGCTGATCGCCTTGGTCGAACGGCCGCCTGGTCCACAGCACGATGCTCTGCTCATCCGGATCGCCCGAAGCGACGCCCTGCGGATACAGTGCACGATCCTCGCGCCACGCGACTTGCGACGGAGCGGCCGTCGATCTCGTCGCCCATACGCCGGCGATCCCGATGACCGCAGCGCTTGCCAGAAACTGTCGTCGATCCATCTCACGCTCCCGGCGCTCGTTTGGGTGGATAGTTTCGTGGTGGCGACCTCTGGTCAAGCTGCTCTGTCGAGGGCGTTACAAATCAAGGCTACGATCTCTTTGCCGAAAACTGCACCGCTCGTTGGAGCGAATGGCCATCCTCGTTTCTCTTGGTCGTTGTGGGCGATATCAGGAACAATGCCGAGTGTAGCTGTCGTTGCTTTTGCAGGCGGGCTAGACCCACAAGCCGCCATTCAGCGGCCACCTAATGCCTCCCTACTCCCGACGTTCGTTAATCTGGGCTCGACAAATAGCTTTCGACCGAAGCTAAGTCGCGGACCTAACCCAAGGATTTCCCATATGCAGGCCATCGTGTGGCTGATTTCTGTTGCTGTGTGTATCGCTTTGCTGATCGTCGCTCCGCGATTTGGCACCGGGTTCGTCATCAAACGTTCGGTAGGCGCGATCATCGGCGGAACAGTCCTGGTTGTGATGATTGCCCTCGCGTTGCGTGGGCTAAAAGTGCAGCCGTCTCACGCCTTCACGACGGCTCTGTTCCAGCTGCTGTTCACGGCCGTCGTCGCCGCAATGCTCAACATCATGAACTTTGTCTTTCATGGAATGGTTAACGCGCAGATCGCGTTCCACAAGCGCTACAATGCCGCAAACCTGCACCGCTTTCCGATCAGTTTCCTTATCGGCTATGAGCGCCAGCTGAAAATGTTCGGCACGATGATGTGGTGCTTAGGATCGGCTTTGATGCTCTATGGCGTCTGGTTCGACATGAAGGTGTGAGCGCCGGTATGCGTCAACCGAGCGCGGCCACGCCTCGAAGTCGTTTCGCGAACAAGATACGGAAGACCGTGGATCAAGCGTCGCCCAATGCACTCGAGGATAAAGACGGCCGTGGCGGCCGAAGTTGCTGGTCCTCGTGCTACCTCCCGGTAATCAGCCTGTGCCGAAGATCTTCAGCCGCTTCAGCAAGGACCCACAAGCGGACATTCAGCGCCGCCTTCGCACTTCCCGAAATCTGCCGCTCATTCCGGTACCTGGCCGCGGCCGGAACTGGGCCGGAAGCTGCTTGTCCGCTTCCCGATCAAGAGCCAATAAAACAGACATTTGGGCTGCGTCGTCGATACGATTCCGATCGCGCCCGAGGACCCAATTCGACCGCAATCGTCGCGCGATCAAGCCGCTAGGCTCGGCAGGATCAAGGCGATGTATGATCCCGATCTCCGGCTCGGCTCGGCTCGGCTCGGCTCGGCTCGGCTCGGCGATCATCCCGGGCGAGTCAGCCGAGGGCATCAAGGTCAGGACGCGAGATTTCCGACGAGCGCAGTCGATATCCACCATGAAAAGGTGAATTCACTCATGATCAATCGAGCGAGCGCTGGCTTGAATACTAAAGTAGAACCAGTCCGGACTAAGGCTCCACCCGGCAATAGAGGCGGATACATCGCCACAACCTTGACCTTTGCAGCCCAAGGCCTACCATTCGCTTGCCCTTTTAGGCTCCGGGGGAACGGGGATGAAGGTAATTTCTTGCCATGGAATTCATGTGCGCGGCGCTCGAGTAGCGCGCAGGTGGTAGCCGCCCCGAGCCCGAAACCGCGCCGCAAGGCCCGACGCTCCAGCAGAATCGGGCCGCCATCTGTCAAGATCTTACGGCGCATGCTGGCAAAGAAGCGAGCGCAAGGTCCGGGCGGTAGCAAGGCTCTGATCATTGCGGTGCGGAAGGACAGCTCAGGTGTCCGAATCCCGGAGCCGCTTCGCGCCACGCCCCACCCGGTCGCGGTCTTCGTCGTGCAACATCAGTTCTGGGACATCGAGGATGCCGAGGACTGCTTCAAGGTCACGCTCGCTTTCCACGGCGTCCAGGAAGAGCTGACCATTCCTTATGACGCGCTGAGCGACTTCTTCGAGCGTGCCGATCTCAACGAGACCGAGAAGGACGCGCCGTTTTCCTCGGCCGACATTCCGCTCGAAGCCGAGGCGATCCGAAGCGCACTTGCCGAAAAGGCGGCGATGGGTCCGGGCGATGAACTTGCGATCCAGCTCCGGGGCGCGGCCGATCGCTGCACATTCGATCCCAAGCCGCTTTCGACGCTGAGCGGCCCCCATCTCGATCTCATCATCGACTGCAACTACTGGAACCTCGTCCCGCTCGATGATCATTTC includes:
- a CDS encoding alkaline phosphatase D family protein, which translates into the protein MDRRQFLASAAVIGIAGVWATRSTAAPSQVAWREDRALYPQGVASGDPDEQSIVLWTRRPFDQGDQHTLTVEVALDADFRRVVATARVPVLAAADWTCRALVGGLSPATVYWYRFTDDKGAGSRIGRTITAPRVTDRRPVRFAFVSCQSVNEGAQNAFRRMIWEDERAPDDRKLGFVLHLGDFIYEVVEYPDEVPHRYSRTVYDLGRVPDARKVSNFHVPTNLAGYRHVYRAHIDDPDIQDARAHFPFVCIGDNHEFSWQGWQSFIKYGGKVEPAQPLRVAANQAWWEYIPSRVRKASGAGLDQFRPPAVTAAAIETFDDHGFGTEANNRVAVGSMTAYRALRYGRHVELILTDLHSYKMADPTDRAEAAALDSGEYPVIPQEWLEIVDGGKDYAGGKPPATIAIGDKTIANFRKGEPAYTVLGREQKAWLKERLTRSTATWKIWGATNGTLDMRTDPQNLPAGFVKAAWPGKGYGTFGGGDFSGAFAERAEIYDTVRDHKVSGFVTVSGDRHSFWAGYAAPALPPAGFEPVGVSFITGSISAPGMGEAAEYFKESPTLPLFVRKTAGAAPEHTINLTIKRGVRSALEYAASGDIAKARALTNPGVAPHLEFVDMAGHGYAVVSAGPDAIETEFVCIVRPIARATTPDGGPLRYRVSHQARLWQPGTPPKLAQRVIEGDARLSV
- a CDS encoding LytR/AlgR family response regulator transcription factor, with product MTGFSVLIVDDEPLARGRIRRALGAMADIHIVGEAANVDEAEALIGRLRPDIVTLDIQLPGGTGFDLLERLGPAAPATIFVTAFDHQAQRAFDAHAIDYVTKPLEPARLQVAVARACARLRASSNEERVNELQEMVSSLRRALQQTDSAGPDFWVKSRGEYRRLSLLNVTHIVAERDYVRIFSDGESHLHQESVTSLEQRLPPKVFIRVHRSAIIRRDAIVRLRSVQFSALIAELVDGSEIRIGRTYAARIRAELARGRVPALH
- a CDS encoding sensor histidine kinase, which produces MDADGHSALHDNADSRIELRRMTWQLGAVYWFSVFLITSLLWHFVGVDAWTSAPAKLVWIGASVAITFAISALLLRWRDVPFLHKAILCFALTLLCAPFSASIDFLLASWYLWPQKPSFAPRDFVYSLIENSSFFFGWACLYVAMLYSHEVRQQERRLAAIREEALAAQMRALRYQINPHFLFNTFNSVAALIEEGMPNEAKRMVVVLSEFLRTTLTLDPFSDVRLDREIALQQDYLAIERERFSDRLNFAFDIPAELSRALVPSLILQPLIENAIKHGVGQARAPIVVRIDARAVEQRLILTVVNDVAPDHDMTDTSSSTGIGLANVSDRLSARFGNRGRCTAGHDGKGAWEARIEMPLRYE
- a CDS encoding 2OG-Fe dioxygenase family protein, whose translation is MADGGRYRRRRHAALAITPDAITRKPHQPHFQSRDYNQLNGDVQRWFEPMDDAIADSAMMHRLLRGATLCFEAAGEGALAAHWHVELHQFRIETTARNPGRPTPEGMHRDGVDWVLVMLIDRLNADEGVTEIQVAGRPEMDRFTLAAAGDTVLLDDHRVMHGVTPIRPIDTDMPAYRDVFVATWRAEGSG
- a CDS encoding DUF4189 domain-containing protein is translated as MTRFLDLHRMARMLLIGLAWCLWPVQAQAQGQAYPCNGAGPGERVVGMSPAAPGVASFPLCVRDESSNAPAEPAAAHNSYAAIAWHPDAADIWVDGNYSGGENIAEREVVAACNSVMGGGCSLAGDWGNSSMAIIRDRNGSFYRGWAGEGGAERRRVLAECSAKQLLPCEIFATIRSSTNRRSPGPSARKFYAVSAWVVGSDGYDHKLYIASGQRSADAATAAAIKACRDATSRPCESTALTGNGFIQAYRMDGNRDSATVETSAKRAQEAARVNCKKQKGTSCELQALFDSRKPGLFVHDFAKAKTR